From a region of the Syngnathoides biaculeatus isolate LvHL_M chromosome 2, ASM1980259v1, whole genome shotgun sequence genome:
- the si:dkey-93l1.9 gene encoding ninjurin-1, protein MHESWSEATFCHVTQTASGSNIGEVNCQRKQRNMDGERAHNGEAVALNKPNDIEAMTSPSGKVYRPINMNHYATKKSAAQSMLDVALLMANSSQLKTVLYVGPQYHFYIPLIVLLSLSITLQVIVGLLLVFIVKYDLNDVRKQAKLNRMNNVATVMVFFTVLINIFITALGFEGHALRSSQDMMIEAAPQRSPRPSEHNTTAL, encoded by the exons ATGCATGAG AGTTGGTCTGAGGCCACGTTTTGTCACGTCACACAGACAGCTTCAGGAAGCAACATTGGGGAAGTAAATTGTCagagaaaacaaagaaatatggaCGGAGAACGCGCGCACAACGGAGAAGCCGTCGCTCTCAATAAACCCAACGATATTGAG GCGATGACATCCCCTTCGGGAAAAGTGTACCGGCCCATCAACATGAACCACTACGCCACCAAGAAGAGCGCGGCTCAGAGCATGCTCGACGTGGCCTTACTGATGGCCAACTCGTCCCAGTTGAAGACCGTCCTCTACGTGGGACCTCAGTATCATTTCTACATCCCCCTCATCGTTTTGCTGTCTCTTTCCATCACACTGCAAGTCATCGTGGGCCTACTGCTCGTTTTTATAG TGAAGTACGATTTGAACGACGTGCGTAAACAAGCTAAGTTGAACAGGATGAACAACGTAGCGACCGTCATGGTCTTCTTCACGGTCctcatcaacatcttcatcacGGCGCTGGGCTTTGAGGGACACGCGCTCAG GTCTTCGCAAGACATGATGATCGAAGCGGCACCTCAGCGGTCCCCTCGGCCTTCGGAGCACAATACCACCGCCCTTTGA
- the mrpl49 gene encoding mitochondrial ribosomal protein L49 has product MAACLAIRSVALRVGFGVHRRTPGSPIIAVGLRSLCAAKSPIEESTEEYKFVERLIPPSRIPTPPKHVGPTPSGWTPPAESPPPLPYMIRRSRMHNIPVYTDVTNGNRKMTLVRKVEGDIWALEKDVKQFLKDVTGKEMPTQVNEVTMILKVKGHFDKELKEWLTKKGF; this is encoded by the coding sequence ATGGCGGCCTGCTTAGCCATTCGTTCGGTGGCGCTGCGAGTAGGCTTCGGTGTACACAGGAGGACCCCGGGATCTCCCATTATCGCGGTGGGCCTCAGATCCCTCTGTGCCGCAAAATCGCCAATCGAGGAGTCGACGGAGGAATATAAATTCGTCGAGCGTCTCATCCCGCCGTCTCGGATACCCACCCCGCCCAAGCACGTCGGACCGACTCCGTCTGGGTGGACCCCGCCAGCGGAGTCGCCGCCGCCCCTCCCTTACATGATACGTCGCTCCCGCATGCACAACATTCCGGTCTACACCGACGTAACCAACGGGAACCGCAAGATGACGCTGGTCCGGAAGGTTGAGGGGGACATTTGGGCTTTGGAGAAAGACGTGAAACAGTTCCTGAAGGACGTGACCGGCAAAGAAATGCCCACTCAGGTCAACGAGGTGACGATGATTCTGAAGGTGAAAGGTCATTTCGATAAGGAGCTGAAAGAATGGTTGACCAAGAAAGGCTTCTGA